The genome window CTTTTATCACTTCAGTAGAAAATACTTTCATGGCACAGTAAACCCCTTTTGCGTACGATAAATCGACGAAAGAAAGGTCAAAATCTGCATTATATAGAATGACATTTTTCCCTTCAACAATTTCATTGATCAGGTCTTGCATACCAAAGTCATAGATCGGTGCATCTTCTACCATTTCAGGTGTTATATGATTCACCTCCATGGCTTCTGGCCAAGATTTACGGTATTTTGGTTTGATATAAGTATTCAATAAAACCTCCTTTTGGTCATTAATAATACTTATCTGAAGGGCCTCATCGACACCTGCATCAAGCCCGGTGGTTTCAGTATCCAGCACCAAAAAGTCTGAAGTGATTTGTCTATCCATTTAAAAAAATAGCCTGATTGTATTAGATAATTACAACACAAGATATTAAAAAATGATGAAATGGAAAGGGAAATTATTCGAGAATCTTCTGAGTTTTAAGTTTCTTCTCTAGTTCTGCATTTTTTCCTTTAGTTCTTTCACCTCTTTATTGATCTCTATAACATATAAAGTGAGTTCTTCGATTTTTTGAAGTAGCTTAGTATTCATTTCTCCGAGTTGAATTCCATTTTCTGAAAATTTCCTCCATTCGTATTGTTAATACGATAATGTCACTACGAACTTGTTTACGGCATAAGTTTGTAACTTAGTTCAAAAAATAAAGTTGTCTGTTATTGAACTCAAATACTCATATTGGATAGTGCTAAATGACACTTCGAACATTGGAGGAGGTAGATGAAAATGAAAAGGGTGGTTTATGTTAAAATATTATTAATTATCAGAATAGTAATTAATATATCTATTTGAAGAATATTGAGTAATAGTAGTATCACTATCATATCTTTTTACTTCACGGAAAGTCCAATTACCAACAGAATCATATTTATAATTTGAAAACAAATATTTCAAATTATCTCCATTTATTATTTTAATTAAATCTGATTTGTTATAAATATAATGTAAAGAATCAATCCTATCTGAATCAATATATTTATTAACTCTAAGTTTTAATAATCCATTATTAATAATGTATTTAGAGATCATGTATAAACTATCTGAAGAATAATAACAAAAATTTAAATTATTGATATTGAACTTATTGGCAATAAAACCATTAAATTTCCCATTAACTTTATATCCATACATATAATTGCCATTTTCTGAAAATATTCCCTCCTCTGTTTGATCAAATTCATCATTAAGGTAAATGTCACAAGATGAAACTTGCTTATTTTTCATATAATGACTTATAGTAGTGAAACTATATTTTTTGTTTTTTGTAATGTTTACTTCTTTAATAAATTTAATATTACTACGTAAATTGGGGTCTATGTAATTATACTCTTCTTTTCTTGATCTAGAACACGAGAAAAAAAATAGTAAGATTATTAAAGTGATTTTTATATTCATTTCTTTATCAATTTAATTTTCTTTCAAATCTTGTTGTATCACCGTTAGTGTAACAAGTCTACTTACTCTATTCGTAGTGTTACGCGATAGTGTCATTACGAATTTGTTTATGGCCTAAGTTTGTAACTTATATCAAAAAATAAAGTTGTCTTGTTATTGAACCCAAAAATTCTTTTTGGTCATGATTTGTAATCTTGCTCTTTTGATATATCTACTCTATAATCTACTAAAGATTACAATTGAGCTATTATTCCTATTTGCAATACAATATCTTATCATAGTTGTTTTTGAAGTTCAGCTTGTTGTTGCTTTAATTGATAGAACAAATGTAGGTTTCTACATGTAAAATCTCCGCTGTGAAAATAATAACAAGAAGAGAGTGTATCTCATTATTTGTTGTTTGCTTTTTAGCATTGAGTTATAAGTCAAAGACTTAGTTAATTAGTAAGTTTGGAGTGACATTGTTTTTAATACTCTGAACAGTAGTATATAAATTCATTTATTGTTTTAAATCACAAATTGGTATCAAAACTCTTAAGAAAAAATTTTTCACATATTTCTCTTTAAACAAAATTTCAGAATATATATCTCCATCCATATCAATTATTTCTTGGTGGTAATCTTCTATTCTCATAAGGACCAATTTGAATTGTTTGGTCTCTAATTTCTGTATCATAATTTTATTATTTAACCTTATAATTGGATTAAAATCATCATAAAATTCACAGAAAGTACTTTCAATATAGTAACCATCCAAATAAATATATTTATCCATTAGTATATCTGAGTATGAATATTTCTTTAAATTATTAACACTATCAACTATACAAACTAAATTTGCTTCCCTCTTCTTATGAATGAATACTTTATATGGATTAATTAATTCAACTGTATCCACTGAATAATATTTTATGTTTTTTTGAGCAAAGCCATAAAAAGTACAACTCATGAAAATGATTAATAATATTATATTTTTCATATTATTCGTTCTTTTTTACTTTACCTACTTTAAGTCTGTTTACAACATTTCGGTCAACTGATATAAGACCATTAGTAGGAATAAAATATGCAGCTCTTCTCTCCGCATTAGATTTAACAACATCTGAATTAGTTCACTAAATGGTTTACCACTAAGAAGAGAGTGTATCTCATTTTTTTGATGTTTACTTTTTGTCATCTTGTTATAAATAAACTTATTTGATGAATAAGTTTATTTATAACATAAGTGTTTTACACTCGGAACAGTGAGGAGAACACACTTATTGATAATACTCTTTTATATTTTCCTTAATTTTATTTGATAGTTCTACCGGGTCAGAAAACAAATATTTTAAAGAATATCTTTTAGGTAGAATAAATAGAACACTTCTTTCATTGAATTGAATTTTATAAATGAATAAAAAGAAAGGAGACACATCACAAAAATCATTATACGAATATGTTTTCTTTAAAAATAACCTCTTAACCACAATACCTTTAGGTTTTAAATGAATCTCATAGAACTGAAAATTAACAAAATTCATTAAAAACAAACCTCCTACATAACAAGAAAGAAATATCACACCTTCAAGACTAGGATTCTTAATAGCAAAAAAAAATGGAATAACTAAAAAAAATGACATAATTAAAAAAATAATTTGGCTTAAAACCGAGCAATAACTTAAACTTAAATACTTCATAATCAATCAAATGTAATTCTATAACCTAATTCAATATTTATTTCTGGTACTATAACGAGCTCAACTTTAGTACCTGTAGTCCCTCCTACTGTTAAAGTAGTTTTATCAGCTTCATTCTCTACTTTACCAAAAGCTGCAATCCCAGCTCCAATATTGACGGGACCTTCTGCTTTAGTATCAGCAGTCACTATTCAGAACCTGAAGAAACTTCTATACCGTGTCCAACACTTCCTCCATGTGAAAGTTTTACTTTTCCATCTTTTAGAAGGTAATTTTTTTCTGACTTAAATTTGATGTCACACCTCTATTCGTAGTGTTAAACGATAGTGTCACTACGAATTTGTTTACGGCATAAGTTTGTAACTTAGTTCAAAAAATAAAGTTGTCTAGTTATTGAACTCAAAGGCTCTTTTTGTCCATGATTGAAATCTTGGTCTTTTTAATATACCTATTCTATAATCTACTAAAGATTCCAACTGAGGTAGCTCTCCCATTTGCAATAAACTCTCTTCTAACCGTTGTTTTTGAAGTTCAGCTTGTTGCTGTTTTAAATGATAGAAAGAGCGTAGGTTTCTACATGTAAAATCTCCGCTGTGAAAATAATAACAAGAAAAGAGTGTATCTCATTTTTAGTTGTTTGCTTTTTGACGTTTTGTTTTAAATTAAAGACTTAATCATTGGTAAGTGCGAAATAACACTGAGTTTAACATTCTGAACAGTGCAGAGTTTGTTCCAAATTTATAATCAAACTAGTGATTAACATTCTGACTAAAAGGGGAATTTAAAAAAACTGTATCTGCATATAATATATTAAATTCAGCATCATCCCTTTTTATTGTAATAAATGAATTATTTTTTTCCTTCAAAATATAGTCATTTTCTTTTAATTCATTGTAAAATTTCATACCACCATTGGTATTGTAAATTATTATTTCTTTTCGACTATCAAATACTATCTTCCGCAATATTGACCTATTAGGTATTGTTTCCTTACTCAAAACACGACCTTCAAAAGTTTCTTTATATCGTTTTATTGCAAGACTTTGATCAAAATTTTTATCATTTTCATTAAAAAAAATATGAAATATTATGAACAAACATATAATACCACTTAAAAAATAAGATATTCTATTCATTGTAAAATTGTGTAGTTCCAAATTTGTAAACTGCATATTAAAAGGAAGAGTAAACCTTTATTTTGGAGTGACACTGCATTTAACACTCAGAGCAGTGGATTTTTTTTAAAAAAACTTCTTTCACTAAATATAGTTAAAGGGTTTATTTACTAGCGCTTATCTTAATATAAGAAGTCAAATAAATAAATAATGATATAACACAATTTTTTTCTTCTTGTAAACTCAAAGTTTTATAAAAAAAAAAGAGTATTAATGTTATAAATAAGTACATGGGTAAAAACCCTTTAGGGAAAGAAAGATTCAAATAAAAACTATTAAAATTAATTACTTTAAAATTATTAAAAATAACTCCTTTTTTAATACCATTGAGAAATATCAACCTAAATAAATTTAAAAAAATTATAAAGACGCTGAGATAAAATATAACTGTTTCAGGTAAAAACATTATTATTCTATTGAATAGTATTATTATCAATATTGATATATATAATATTTCAAATTTGGATTTCATAGTTACATATAATTTGTTGATTTTGTTACCTTAGTATATAACGTTAATCTTTCATTAAACTGTGATTTCAATAAGACTTTTGATCCTGAAAAATCAATGATATTTTAATATAGTTTGCAGTAGCTTCTACTCCTCTTATTCCAATCAAAACACTTTGAATCATTGGTAGTAAAGCCCCTTTACCTACACAAAAATTAAATAAGAAGAGAGTGTATTTCATATTTTTGATGTTTGCTTTTTTGACGTCATGTTATAAGTCAAAGACTTAATCAATTAGTATATCCGTGTGACACAACGTTTAATACTCTGAACAGTGAGGGATTACAGTGAAGTTAGATCAAAAAAATAAACTTGTTGACTTTTGTTCAATTTCTAAACCTGTTAGATTGTGTTTTATTATTTCATCTTTAAGGTAATTGCTAATGAACATCTCAGTAAAATGGAAATAATCGTAATCAAATTTAGACGATAATTTGATCTTCTTTGGAAAAATGGCTAATTGACCATAAGAATCATGATAATACTTATCTGAGAGTATAAGTTCATTTGATTTGCTTATTAATTCTTTTTTATTAACAAAATAACATTCATCTATTGTATGAATTGAATTAAGAGACTTCAAATACCCCAGGTAGAATTCTGATTTCTCATATTCTATAGAATTCAACATTAAACCATAAATATCTTTAAAATTGATAATTACAAATTCCTCATGTGAACTTTTTATTTTTACTTTTTCTACTGAATGAGGTGATAAATTCATTTGTTTAAATGAATAATAACATCTATTTGATATTAATAATTTATTCTTTCTAAAATTTGAAGCCAATATAAAATCAGTTAATGGACATAGTTCATTAACTTCTATAGAGTTTATTTTTTCTAGTTTCCTTATTTTTTTAGGAATTTTTCTAAACTTATCTTGAATAGAATAATAATTCATAGTTTTATTCATTATATAAAGTTCTAAAAACTGAATTTAAATTTTGAAATGGTTCATCTGCAATATCTTTATCTAAAACTTCGGATTTAATAATGTTTTTTAGACGTTTTGCGGAATTTTCAAGAATATCATAATTGTATTGGTTATACCAATAATGACTTCCATGAATACCATAGCCACCATTATTCGTAAATCTTTCCAAAAGAATAGTAAAGCTATCATTATTATAACCCACAGATTTAGCAATTTGATATAACTCTTTAACATCATCAGGAGCATTAGAGTCTGCTCTTGTAATAGCTTCAACATTCAGATGATGCTCTTGATACCCATTATGATTACGTCCTTCGAGACCTCTTTCTCTCAAAGAGTAAGCCATTTCTGCTGAAACATCATCTAATTTTGCAGCCGTAGTCAAAAAACAATACTTCCACCAATAATCGACAACGCTTTTCCTCTTG of Flammeovirga agarivorans contains these proteins:
- a CDS encoding 3'-5' exonuclease, which encodes MDRQITSDFLVLDTETTGLDAGVDEALQISIINDQKEVLLNTYIKPKYRKSWPEAMEVNHITPEMVEDAPIYDFGMQDLINEIVEGKNVILYNADFDLSFVDLSYAKGVYCAMKVFSTEVIKEWHDKYNDYRWQRLATAFNHFSDLQSIEDKVLIDNAHDSLSDSFMTLFVWQKLMEMGYERGKNYLLTSNI